agaaatttagAAAATGGCTAAACCATTCTTGATGACCTGACAAAAAACGGGCATAATGCGCTAACACGTGTGCTGGCTGATTCGCAGGTCGCcttacataaataaaaaataaattagtatacaGTTTCACTAACTCCAAACAATCTTGAATAAGAAGATCTGATTCGATACGGACTAGATTTCAAACATCTAGAATCACACTCAAGGCATCAGATTCTACTACCACATTGCAGCCACTCTTAAGACAACTTAAAGCTTCCATAATCCCTATAATCTCAGCGGAACGAGGATCAAAATTACTCGTAATATTAGCGGCTCTTGCTTGAAGTAAAACCCATCGCTATCTTTAGCCGTGCACCCCATTCTGACTGAGTTACCACTAAGGTTGCAGCTAGCATCAACATTGATCTTTAAAAAACCTTGATCAAGTTTTGCCCATTTTAGCTTGCCATCACCCTTCTCTGTTAACACCGCCGAAGcctatatttattaattaaaatcttcatttttttcattggttttttgatataattgagaggacttGAATTGACAAATAATGTTGTTTACATTATTTTTTtgggaaatttttttttttttttaataattggggagggggagcgcttgtgggaggatttgaacccacgaccttgacagTTTGATGTCCAGCGCGTGAGCTACATTATActtatatgaatatataaattattttacaccTTAAAGTTACGATACCTACTGCATATGTTACATACATTATGGTTTCGTCTTCTTCAAATTCACAAAAATGTATCATATATGATAATACTTAATGGGTGGCGATATTTTCAGATCATGTTTTGATAAGGTCATAACAGTTTTTAAGATTGCCCTTTAATAATTAGCCAGTTATTTTCTCCTTatgtttatcttttttattcctATATTAAcattattgttaattttcaaCGTTGGTTCATATAGCTTGCTAAATTTTAGAATTCATCTTATCCCATGTTCTTCATCAAATTACTTGCTTACAATAAGTTGACCTCcattaaaattgaaacattaaaaattaagttaaaaatgaacaaGTGAAACCATTTTTCATTCACCATACAACccttaaatttgaaattatttcgAACTAGAacatttttaagatatttttttatgatagaAATAATAAGCAAATGTAGTACTATTTTTCTCTTGGCGCTTTTTAGAATAAAACAAAGGAACCACGATATTTGCTTACCGATCAAAATTAATGAGCACTAACAGTTTGGCTGAATTGGTATTACTGCAGAATGAAAATCATTTTTGGATTCTATCATAAATAACATCAAAATTGTAACCTAATAAACTAGCAAGAATTAATTATCTTTCATGGGTCGTTAGTacttttttttctaatatttcTTAAGAAGATGAATTTATAGATGTAAGTTACAGAGAAGCTAATGTGAAATAATTATAAGAGGGTTTAAATTGTTTACTATAATGCTAATTTAGGAATAAAAAAGATAACCATAAGAAGAAAATAACAGACTGATTAAAAAAGGATAATAATGTCAAAATCCTAAAAACTGCTCTGCCTCTATCAAAATATGATCTGGAAATATCGTCACTCTACTTATTAAGGGGTCTTTCTCGACTAATGAGATATTACTATGTGTACTTAATAACCGAGTTGGCGATGGTGATTTAGACATATATAGCTGTGAAATGACTAATTTAACCCTGCACCATAATTGAGATCGGCTGTAGGTCCGACTCCAAATTCATTATCCATGAGCGTTTTTGTCTCAACATCAAAACATTCAGAACCACTGCATCCATTATCATTGGCGAAATCTGAAAGACCCTTCCAAGAGGTACTAATATCAGCATCAGCATCGGCATCAATAGTTTGAAAAGTTGCTTTAACACGATGATCACTTACTATGGCTATAGCCAACATTATGAAAATTACACGGTACTTAATATTAtaactcattttatttttattttatcaaaatgttTGTATACAACTTAAAagcagaaataaaaaaaacagacaTGGGTATAAAAAGGAGGAGGATGTAATTTATggttatattattttatgttttaagaAAGAATTTAGGGTTTCTGTTTGGTTTCTTAACTATTTATGTACCTTACTGGTTTGTCCAAATTAAATTGCTCCATTTATTTGTGTAACAAGCATGTCCAATAAATGGGTGATGTGATGTCCAAATTATATAATAACGATAAATAAAGTGGGAGTTGatgaaaaatcaaatagaaaccAATAAGAGGAGACATAAAGACAAGTGATAGTTGGTTTGGTTAGCTATGCTTCCACTATGATTGGATTAAGCTGCGCAATGCATGGATCAATGCTAATTCAAGTATTACTAAAAATTTAATCACTAGTCAAATGGTCTTTTAAATACTAATATGACGaagaaaaaataacaatataataaTTGAAAAGAGCACTTGTTTAATATAgtaatcaattttaatattctgaaattaaaaacaaacaaataaaatttcaagttgcattttttactttttttcattatttcaaAATCTTGTACCTAAACGCATCTTCATTGGTTAAAAGTGTGTACGATAAAATTAAAGCTTAATCGtccaaaaaatatgaaaaaaacaaGATAACAATATAATTATTGACAAGAACACTTGTTTAATATAGCTTtcgaattttttatattttaaaatttgaaaacaaataaataaatctcATGTTACATTTTCAACCTTTTTGATTATTCCAAAATTTTGTACGATAAGGCTAaggtttaattataaaaaaaattcatattttcgGCTCTCTTTTTTTATggtgaaaaaagttaaaattatcaACTGTAgttaatttttcagttttaattttagtcATTCGTTCGAATTAGAgtgaaaaaatattcaaatatgtcgttcatattacttcatattattccaattacctttttatcatcaaaaatataaattatgaaggGCATGCTTGTTTTTTCCGCTCCACTTTAAACaagtgattttaattaaaattgaaaattgaaaaattgagcTAAAATTGATGTTTTCATATATGATTATTTGCATATTTATCTATTGTATGTAATTTATTAACTTGTTTATTAGCTATAATTAGCTAATATAAGTAAAAACATttgagaaaataattttattaaaaaaaatagccacctttatttcattttatttttatctttgtatgttaatttttttatatatcatttaattttaaaatagatgTTATGGCAgattaaaaaaaactgaataagTATCCTCCGCTTAAATTGCCACTTTGAGTCTTTATATTTCTAAGCTATATCTAAGGCTGCAATTCGTGTCATCCTACATAAACGTGTTgtgtacttttcaaaaatagatatattttgtTAATTCAAACACGATGCATTTAactaatttgttaaaatattatttaatggaTTTAAAATTATCAAGCTATCTAATTcgtttattaaaaatgttataatCAATTACAATGCTAACCttataaacatatttttaatgaaacgaacataattgatggagtctgccttctgaaccggtgagtgaacctgcaaaacagggtagaagctaaccggacggtggttgtccgattaactctccgatgctaaagtcagtttagagctttgagcagcgttttgagtatatgaatgtaattgtaattctaggcatacctcgtgctccttttatagtagacgaatatacctagtagagttgtattaggtaggtgaatcctactttgtagggattcggccgtatcttaaggattctcctgatttgtcgagatctaccttaatctgataagagtcctatttaggaacgtcttcctaaatagtcttatcttcctaaagtagagcttatccttccatatgtagtgtttgtgtccaaataggacaaggtttccatatttagtcgtttatccgaatcccggacctgacgcgctcttggcggatcatgtgggattcggtctttattagtgtattaccgaatcttagagattcggtatctccttcatatctttccgtcttcagggggagtccggtgtcgcctgagagtgaatctcctgcaactcggctccattatacttacagtaggattcggtatccatcattagcccccccgcaagtgagctgaagtagtttggcatttatgccttagtggattttagctcttttggagctgagttcttttatgcgggcgagtcgctttgcattccgggcgagtcgtttcatatgtttgtgggtgacgtttcttctttagtaagattctgtgttgccacgtgtcggcatttaatgatttaaaaggttaatgattcaaaagcgttttgtatttaatctcttcgcatttcttcttttccctcttactttgcttttcgaatttactctcatttcttgtagctatttccttttcgttcttcgtttgattgtttgattcttcgtgacttgttttctccagatttttcaggtatgttttctttcgtcgtttggatgttaatatggctttcttctttgtatattCTCCATGctttatattctggaaatttcttctgtacttgttgttctttgatgtgttcttcaacgtgttcttcaatatattttttgtttgatccttattttgtgtttatgtttgtgattccctgttctaggatgcctcttagtcgagtggaagatgcttgcgctgctatggcttttacccgatcgaagcttcgtagggatgaagtcttagatatctattttaagtatagttttccttttgattatagggtaatattacccggtgccgatatggctgcgtctGACTCTCCcggatcttcttgtagggcggttctttttgaagagcaatttgctgctggtcttaggtttcctttggatccctttttagtagaagtgtgtagggatttaaaggttgctctagggcaactttaccctggtacgattagagtagtgctcgccttttcggaggcatgtaggctccggggctgtgccccttctctcaaagtgttatatcattttgtagactttaggaagtgtgatggctgcttcgttttcgcccttggtagagaagggcgatctcgtatttatcttccttgcctaaccagtcgctggcgaaggcgcttctttattgtctatcataaatttgcttttcttcatttttcggatggtttttcttctcatccagttcggagctattcttctcctttaagtttatccgagtcaaagCTTGCTTTTGACATATCTTCCTGTAGTATTGTGTCGCGTCCCATTTTAGATGTcttggttaatagtcatcttcggagtcgatggtttcctttggaggatcctcctcgaggcttggcggatctttgctactcttttgttcaaggtatattaatttgcttaagttctttttaatgtttcttttgtaggatgtcttcttcttctgacgatttcctttccggatttcaagtagatttggacgttccgatgggtggtcctgacgttcctatcgccgacgttattcctggcgacattgTCGTGGATGGGGCTCCTGTTGATATCCCCCTAGCTCCCGCCGAGGTAGCGTTGCCTGAGGTTATTGTTataaatgatgatgatggtgatgactcGGCTGTTCCAGTCGACGACGAGGCGATTCCGTCACTACTcccccctctagcatcatcta
This region of Mercurialis annua linkage group LG1-X, ddMerAnnu1.2, whole genome shotgun sequence genomic DNA includes:
- the LOC126679582 gene encoding uncharacterized protein LOC126679582 yields the protein MFSFVVWMLIWLSSLYILHALYSGNFFCTCCSLMCSSTCSSIYFLFDPYFVFMFVIPCSRMPLSRVEDACAAMAFTRSKLRRDEVLDIYFKYSFPFDYRVILPGADMAASDSPGSSCRAVLFEEQFAAGLRFPLDPFLVEVCRDLKVALGQLYPGTIRVVLAFSEACRLRGCAPSLKVLYHFVDFRKCDGCFVFALGREGRSRIYLPCLTSRWRRRFFIVYHKFAFLHFSDGFSSHPVRSYSSPLSLSESKLAFDISSCSIVSRPILDVLVNSHLRSRWFPLEDPPRGLADLCYSFVQDLDVPMGGPDVPIADVIPGDIVVDGAPVDIPLAPAEVALPEVIVINDDDGDDSAVPVDDEAIPSLLPPLASSIVSGGVGGVASGGPVVADSGEISLGRDPDSPSRKRRRVVDDSPTRESFPGSSSSAPDLVQWVEGQDPASLLNPRVLAEYIRTLAIPDDVTWFCGRPGQELSDLACFHGFSALQSVLVLNDRRQCAEEEVERLSALLATSESERAKLKASLEEHDSLLAQLKAQDAINDRQVKVIEKKTDDLTQEIEELIRINSLVGGERDSLRTEVEGLHIRLLDTKAFYSALISEYRLAIGKKLLEQNPNIDLSGVNGLDPQAIARDLLVKISKDRV